The following DNA comes from Methanosarcina vacuolata Z-761.
GGAAATTGAGGATAATAGGGGAGTTGCGGCTGTACTTCATGCAATTGGAATGATTCATCAGGATCAGGGAAACTACGAAGAAGCCTTGGAAAAGTATAACCAAGCCCTGAAAATTGAAGAAGAGCTGGGGGACAAAAGCGGAACTGCAACAACATTGCACCAGCTTGGGATAATTCATCATCAGCAGGGCAACTATGAAGAAGCAGTAGAACTGTATAACCAATCTCTGAAAATGAAAGAAGAGCTAAAGGACAAAAGCGGAATTGCAGCAACACTGCACGCGCTTGGAATTATTCATCAAAATCAGGGAAACTACGAAGAAGCCTTGGAAAAGTATAACCAAGCCCTGAAAATTGAAGAAGAGCTGGGGGACAAAAGCGGAACTGCAACAATATTGCACCAGCTTGGGATAATTCATCATCAGCAGGGCAACTATGAAGAAGCAGTGAAAAAGTATAACCAGTCACTGAAAATTGAAGAAGAGCTGGGGAACAAAAGCGGAATTGCAGGAACACTGCACAATATAGGAAGAATAAATGAAGAAGAAGGAGAATGTAGTAGTGCTCTCAGGAATTACTTAATTTCTTATTCAATTTTCGAGCAACTTAATTCGCCTAACAAGGAAATTGTCGCAAAATCTCTTTTAAGACTGCGAGAGAAGATGGGAGAAGAAGAATTTGATGCCCAATTTGAAAGGCTGGTGAATGAATGACTTCTGAACCCATCAAATGTCCTCACTGTGGATATAAGTACCGCACAAATGTAGACAAAATTGTTGAAGATGGAGAAACTGTTGCAGTACGCTTTGGTTTATCTGATATTAAAAAAGTATTCAGCCGAAGGACTCCAAAAAGCATGTTTATAGATCTTGCCTGCCCCAATTGTAAGAAAGAATTTGAATGGGAAGTAAAGGTATGACTGAAGAGGAAGTTGAAAGCGGGGCTGGTGAAGAAGAGATTCCTTCTGTTCCCGTTGAGCCTAATCCTTTTTGGAAAAAGAATGCTGAAAAGCTTGTTGGAGAATCTATTTCGGTTGTAGAGGATACAGCAAAACAGTTTGTTGTTGTCACAGGGCTGCTTCAAGGGATTTATTTTCACGCTATTGCATTTTCAGATATTAAGGGAGAAACATGGTATTCTGTCCTGATTTATATGGCTCCGCTTGTGCTGTGGCTGCTGAGTTTGATTTTTGCGGTGATGGTACTTCTCAGAAAAAGTTATGAAATTAACATAAATTCAACCAAGGAGTCAAAGGAAATATTCGAGGAAATGGTGAAAATTAAGTACAGGTATATTCGGATTTCGGGGATTTTCCTGATTTGTAGTTTCGTGGCGCTTGCTGTTGCTTTTTTGCATTACTTCGGCATATTTTAATTCTTTTTCGATGTTTAACTCTTTTCTTCTACGGAGGGTTTTAGAAAAATATATTTAGTATGTGTTTTAATTATCTGAAAGCCTCTTTGCGAACAAATAAATATACAAAACCTTTTACAGGTAGCCTAAGAGATAAAAATGACCGAACTTAAGAAAACGATTTCCTTCACTCGGGGCATGGGGCTTGCAATCTGCATGCTTATAGGCACAGGGATTCTTGCACTGCCAGGCTTGGCGCTTGATGCAGGCACCGTCTATGAAGCAATCTTCGGCTGGTTCCTTATAGCGATTGTCGCAGTCCCTCTTATCGAAGTCTGCTCCAGCCTTGGCCTTAAATTTCCTTCAACAGCCGGACTTGCAGGTTATGCTGAAAAGGCTGTTGGGCCCTGGGGAGGATATGCGGTTTCCTACCTTGTGGGAGGCTCTTTCTTTTTCGGGCTTCCTGCAGTTGCCCTTATAGGCAGCGAATATATGAAGCATCTTTTTCAGTTGTCAGAAGCAGGAGCAGCCCTTTTTGCGGTTCTGCTTGTAACCCTTATGTTCCTTTCGAACCTGGCTGGAATGAAGGTTATCTCTCTGATCAATTATGCATCTCTGGCTGTCCTTTTTCTGCTAATAGGCATGCTTATTGCCTTTAACCTTGATTTTCTGGGCTCGGGCCTCGGGATTGCCAGCGGAGCAATTAGTGGTAACGTGCATATAGACCTGCATAACATCTGGAAAGTTGCAGCCCTCCTTTTCTGGGCTTTTATCGGCTGGGAAAACCTCTCTTTTTCCCTGGGGGAAATAAAAGACCCTGAAAAAAACGTGCCTCGCCTTTACTGGCTGAGTTTTGCCCTTGTAACCTTAATTTACCTTCTGCTTGCCTTAATCAGCACGGGAGCCAGTGTTTCAGGCGCTTCTCTTCAGGGTGCAGCCGGGCTTTCCGGCCTCGTGCTTTTTACGCCCGGAGGAAAACTGCTCATCTGGCTCATGATAGTAGTTATTTCAGCAAATGCCTGTTCCTGGAACTTTACTGCAAGCCGCTTACTGTACGCCGGGGGCAGGAAAGGAATTTTTCCTGAGGTTTTCGGAAGGCTTTCAAAAAGGAATATCCCTGTATCCAGCCTGGTTGGGCTGTATGCACTTTCAATTTTCCTGGTTTTCGGAAGTTATCTCTTCAAAATTCCGGTGTCAACCATGATGCTGTTCGTAAGCCAGAACTACGTTTTCCTCTACGCTTTCATTATAATTGCATACTGGAAAACCGAAAACGGCTGGAAGAGAGGGATTTTTTCGGCTCTTTCACTCGTATCCTTGAGTTTTTTGGTCTCAGGGTTTACCTGGAAAGTCGCTTATCCGATCTTTTTGATAGGTTTTGGATATTACAGGTTTCTCAGGAGTACGGATAAAATTTCTGCATCCAGACTGCCTGCATCCAAACTGTCTGCATCCAGAAATGAAATTGCGCACTGTGAAGACGTTCAGGAAATCTCTAGTTTGGTCAAGCACTGAATGATAGGTACTGACGTTAGGTACTGAACATTAAGTACTGAATAATTTAGGGACCTTAAAAATTGTTTGAGATTACCAGTTGTTTAATAACCAGTTGTTTAAACGCTTTATTCTTGGAAAAATAATTAATTTTAATTTTCCCATCAAAAATACACCATATTTTTGTCTAAAAACGGATTTTACTTAATTAAACTCCATTGGTCATCGGTTAAGGAACT
Coding sequences within:
- a CDS encoding APC family permease, yielding MTELKKTISFTRGMGLAICMLIGTGILALPGLALDAGTVYEAIFGWFLIAIVAVPLIEVCSSLGLKFPSTAGLAGYAEKAVGPWGGYAVSYLVGGSFFFGLPAVALIGSEYMKHLFQLSEAGAALFAVLLVTLMFLSNLAGMKVISLINYASLAVLFLLIGMLIAFNLDFLGSGLGIASGAISGNVHIDLHNIWKVAALLFWAFIGWENLSFSLGEIKDPEKNVPRLYWLSFALVTLIYLLLALISTGASVSGASLQGAAGLSGLVLFTPGGKLLIWLMIVVISANACSWNFTASRLLYAGGRKGIFPEVFGRLSKRNIPVSSLVGLYALSIFLVFGSYLFKIPVSTMMLFVSQNYVFLYAFIIIAYWKTENGWKRGIFSALSLVSLSFLVSGFTWKVAYPIFLIGFGYYRFLRSTDKISASRLPASKLSASRNEIAHCEDVQEISSLVKH